One Aegilops tauschii subsp. strangulata cultivar AL8/78 chromosome 7, Aet v6.0, whole genome shotgun sequence genomic window carries:
- the LOC120969944 gene encoding uncharacterized protein translates to MALRTLAARVRTSGAAVRLQTPAVGISPPPGGRPNLHSAAAATRRLSPPAGGRPCLAHSRKLGSSPREDAARKMVLETAATLEHLEKSYETFKARVGLLEKAATFLKWSWACIIPVPLVYAIAQHY, encoded by the exons ATGGCGCTGCGGACCCTGGCGGCGAGGGTGCGGACTTCGGGCGCCGCGGTCCGCCTCCAGACGCCGGCCGTCGGCATCTCCCCTCCGCCCGGCGGCCGCCCCAACCtccactccgccgccgccgccacccgccgcctcTCCCCTCCGGCCGGAGGCCGTCCCTGCCTCGCCCACAGCAGGAAGCTG GGAAGTTCTCCACGTGAAGATGCTGCTCGGAAGATGGTGCTTGAGACTGCTGCCACACTTGAACATCTGGAGAAGAGTTACGAAACGTTCAA GGCACGCGTTGGATTACTAGAGAAGGCAGCCACGTTTCTAAAGTGGTCGTGGGCTTGCATTATCCCTGTGCCTTTGGTTTACGCCATTGCGCAGCATTATTAG